The proteins below are encoded in one region of Streptomyces ficellus:
- a CDS encoding TerC/Alx family metal homeostasis membrane protein, translating into MWVATILGLSALIAVDFFIGRKPHDVSVKEAGIWTVVWIVLAALFGLGLLVFGESQASGEFFAGFITEKSLSVDNLFVFVLIMAKFAVPSHLQQRVLLIGVLIALVLRAIFIAAGAAIIASFSWVFYIFGAFLIYTAWKLIQEARSDDEEDEFEENRLLKSIENRFGVADKYHGTKLFIRNNGKRVMTPLMVVMLAIGTTDVLFALDSIPAIFGLTQDPYIVFTANAFALMGLRQLYFLIGGLLKKLVHLSYGLSVILGFIGVKLVLHALHESGVHVPEISIPVSLAVICGVLVITTITSLIASKKQAEREAAEGAEKSAKDSVEA; encoded by the coding sequence ATGTGGGTGGCGACCATTCTTGGTCTGTCCGCCCTGATCGCGGTCGACTTCTTCATCGGGCGCAAGCCCCATGACGTGTCGGTCAAGGAAGCGGGAATCTGGACGGTCGTCTGGATCGTCCTCGCCGCGCTCTTCGGCCTGGGCCTGCTGGTCTTCGGGGAGAGCCAGGCATCCGGCGAGTTCTTCGCGGGCTTCATCACCGAGAAGTCGCTCAGCGTCGACAACCTCTTCGTCTTCGTCCTGATCATGGCGAAGTTCGCGGTGCCGTCCCACCTCCAGCAGCGGGTGCTGCTGATCGGTGTGCTGATCGCCCTCGTCCTGCGCGCGATCTTCATCGCCGCCGGCGCCGCGATCATCGCGAGCTTCTCGTGGGTCTTCTACATCTTCGGCGCGTTCCTGATCTACACCGCCTGGAAGCTCATCCAGGAGGCGCGCTCGGACGACGAGGAGGACGAGTTCGAGGAGAACCGCCTCCTCAAGTCCATCGAGAACCGCTTCGGTGTCGCCGACAAGTACCACGGCACCAAGCTCTTCATCCGCAACAACGGCAAGCGCGTGATGACGCCCCTGATGGTCGTCATGCTCGCCATCGGCACCACGGACGTCCTGTTCGCGCTGGACTCGATCCCCGCGATCTTCGGCCTGACCCAGGACCCGTACATCGTCTTCACTGCCAACGCCTTCGCCCTGATGGGTCTGCGACAGCTGTACTTCCTGATCGGCGGCCTGCTGAAGAAGCTGGTCCACCTGAGCTACGGCCTGTCGGTGATCCTCGGCTTCATCGGCGTCAAGCTCGTGCTGCACGCGCTGCACGAGTCCGGGGTGCACGTGCCGGAGATCTCCATCCCGGTCTCGCTGGCCGTCATCTGCGGTGTCCTGGTGATCACCACGATCACCAGCCTGATCGCCTCCAAGAAGCAGGCGGAGCGCGAGGCGGCCGAGGGCGCCGAGAAGTCCGCGAAGGACAGCGTCGAGGCCTGA
- a CDS encoding MFS transporter yields the protein MVRLAAASLAGTAVEFYDFFVYGTAAALVLGPLFFPTFSPVAGTLAAFGTFAIGFVSRPLGSALFGHIGDRYGRRPVMFASLVLTGAATVAVGCVPSYATLGVAAPVLLLVLRFLQGLGLGGEWGGAVLLTAEHAPERRRALWASFPQVGPAVGFLLANGVMLGLSAGLSEAQFREWGWRVPFWAAGLLAVGGLLLRTSLAETPQFRELAETGRRADAPLVEVARRHWRLVLLTAGALAVGYAIFYAVSTWALSYGTEQLGVSRTVMLVCIMAAVAIKGVATPFVAMLGDRFGRRPMCLAGCAAAALWMFPMVGLLHTGRPLLMFLGFTVALLAFITMFAVVAAYLPELYEPRVRCTGAAVGYNLAGVLGGALTPMVATASAGGSGPPWAVAAYLTAIALLSLGCFALLPETLPKRAPEPVMQSAAA from the coding sequence ATGGTGCGGCTCGCCGCCGCATCGCTCGCCGGAACGGCCGTCGAGTTCTACGACTTCTTCGTCTACGGGACGGCCGCCGCGCTGGTCCTGGGACCGCTGTTCTTCCCCACCTTCTCGCCGGTCGCCGGAACGCTGGCCGCTTTCGGCACCTTCGCGATCGGCTTCGTCTCGCGCCCGCTCGGTTCCGCCCTCTTCGGGCACATCGGCGACCGGTACGGGCGGCGCCCGGTGATGTTCGCGTCCCTGGTGCTGACGGGCGCGGCCACCGTCGCGGTGGGCTGCGTGCCCTCGTACGCGACGCTCGGGGTGGCCGCTCCGGTGTTGCTGCTGGTCCTGCGGTTCCTCCAGGGGCTGGGGCTCGGCGGCGAGTGGGGCGGGGCGGTGCTGCTCACGGCGGAACACGCCCCCGAGCGGCGGCGGGCGCTGTGGGCGAGCTTCCCGCAGGTCGGTCCGGCGGTCGGGTTCCTGCTGGCGAACGGGGTGATGCTGGGGCTGTCGGCGGGGCTGAGCGAAGCCCAGTTCCGGGAGTGGGGCTGGCGCGTGCCGTTCTGGGCGGCGGGCCTGCTGGCGGTCGGCGGCCTGCTGCTGCGTACGTCCCTGGCGGAGACGCCCCAGTTCCGGGAGCTGGCGGAGACCGGCCGTCGGGCGGACGCCCCGCTGGTGGAGGTGGCCCGCCGGCACTGGCGGCTGGTGCTGCTGACGGCCGGTGCGCTGGCGGTCGGTTACGCGATCTTCTACGCGGTGTCCACGTGGGCGCTGTCGTACGGGACCGAGCAGCTCGGCGTGAGCCGCACGGTGATGCTCGTGTGCATCATGGCGGCGGTGGCGATCAAGGGGGTGGCGACGCCGTTCGTCGCGATGCTGGGCGACCGCTTCGGCCGGCGGCCGATGTGCCTGGCCGGTTGTGCCGCCGCCGCGCTGTGGATGTTCCCCATGGTGGGTCTGCTGCACACCGGGCGTCCGCTGCTGATGTTCCTGGGGTTCACGGTCGCGCTGCTGGCGTTCATCACCATGTTCGCCGTGGTCGCCGCGTACCTGCCGGAGCTGTACGAGCCGAGGGTGCGCTGCACCGGCGCGGCCGTCGGCTACAACCTGGCGGGCGTCCTGGGCGGGGCGCTGACCCCGATGGTGGCGACGGCTTCGGCGGGCGGTTCGGGCCCGCCGTGGGCGGTGGCCGCGTACCTGACGGCGATCGCCCTGCTCAGTCTGGGCTGCTTCGCCCTGCTGCCGGAGACGCTGCCCAAACGGGCGCCGGAGCCCGTGATGCAGTCGGCCGCCGCCTAG
- a CDS encoding MBL fold metallo-hydrolase, with translation MTYSGAVKVGGAADVHELTDLMVSKVAVGPMDNNSYLLRCRATGEQLLIDAASEPATLLRLIGDDGIVSVVTTHRHRDHWDALGEVVAATGARTYAGRYDAEGIEVTTDVPVDDGDTIRVGRVELTARRVVGHTPGSIVLVYDDPHGHPHVFTGDCLFPGGVGNTWKDPEAFASLILDVETKLFDVLPDETWVYPGHGKDTTLGQERPKLPEWRERGW, from the coding sequence ATGACCTACAGCGGAGCGGTGAAGGTGGGCGGGGCCGCCGACGTGCACGAGCTGACGGACCTGATGGTCTCGAAGGTCGCGGTCGGGCCGATGGACAACAACTCCTACCTGCTGCGCTGTCGCGCCACCGGTGAGCAGCTGCTGATCGACGCGGCGAGCGAGCCCGCGACGCTGCTCCGGCTGATCGGTGACGACGGCATCGTGTCCGTCGTCACCACGCACCGGCACCGCGACCACTGGGACGCGCTGGGCGAGGTGGTGGCGGCCACCGGCGCGCGGACGTACGCCGGGCGGTACGACGCCGAGGGCATCGAGGTCACCACGGACGTCCCCGTCGACGACGGCGACACGATCCGGGTCGGCCGGGTGGAGCTCACCGCCCGCCGGGTGGTGGGGCACACCCCCGGCTCGATCGTGCTCGTCTACGACGACCCGCACGGCCATCCGCACGTCTTCACCGGTGACTGCCTCTTCCCTGGCGGGGTCGGCAACACCTGGAAGGATCCCGAGGCCTTCGCCAGCCTGATCCTCGACGTCGAGACCAAGCTGTTCGACGTGCTGCCCGACGAGACCTGGGTCTACCCCGGCCACGGCAAGGACACCACGCTGGGTCAGGAGCGCCCGAAGCTGCCGGAGTGGCGCGAGCGCGGCTGGTAG
- a CDS encoding maleylpyruvate isomerase family mycothiol-dependent enzyme, whose product MIDHVRDLASVREATERLLTAAAKLDDAAMAAPSRLPGWSRGHVLAHLSRNADALVNVLQGRPMYVSAEARDADIERDAPRPPAVQLDDVRASAARFQAAGEVPADWDRTVELRNGVTDRAARVPFRRLVEVELHHVDLGVGYELEDLPQDFTEREIAFLADRFTGHPTVPPTRLLAVGAGEGAGEGAGGGEWRTGGDAGGDTGSAVTVSGAAADLLGWLAGRRDGAALEVSGGALPVLPPL is encoded by the coding sequence ATGATCGACCATGTGCGTGACCTGGCCTCTGTACGTGAGGCGACCGAACGGCTGCTCACCGCTGCCGCCAAGCTCGACGACGCCGCCATGGCCGCGCCGTCCCGTCTGCCGGGCTGGTCCCGGGGCCACGTGCTGGCCCACCTCTCACGTAACGCCGACGCCCTCGTAAATGTTCTCCAGGGGCGTCCGATGTACGTCAGCGCCGAGGCGCGCGACGCCGACATCGAGCGCGACGCGCCCCGCCCCCCGGCCGTCCAGCTCGACGACGTGCGCGCCAGCGCCGCCCGGTTCCAGGCGGCGGGCGAGGTTCCGGCCGACTGGGACCGCACGGTGGAGCTGCGCAACGGCGTGACCGACCGGGCCGCCCGCGTGCCCTTCCGCCGTCTCGTCGAGGTGGAGCTGCACCACGTGGACCTGGGCGTCGGGTACGAGCTGGAGGACCTGCCGCAGGACTTCACCGAGCGCGAGATCGCGTTCCTCGCGGACCGCTTCACCGGTCACCCCACCGTGCCTCCCACCCGCCTGCTCGCCGTCGGTGCCGGCGAGGGCGCTGGCGAGGGCGCCGGCGGGGGCGAGTGGCGCACGGGCGGTGACGCGGGCGGTGACACGGGCTCCGCGGTGACCGTCTCCGGCGCGGCCGCCGACCTCCTCGGCTGGCTCGCGGGCCGCCGCGACGGCGCGGCGCTGGAGGTCTCCGGCGGCGCCCTTCCCGTTCTGCCGCCGCTATAG